Proteins from a genomic interval of Trifolium pratense cultivar HEN17-A07 linkage group LG6, ARS_RC_1.1, whole genome shotgun sequence:
- the LOC123890918 gene encoding membrane-bound O-acyltransferase gup1-like isoform X2: protein MGTSVTNKDNYNGRKSGTWKQKELFFLVTYVLVFYAIIIRRSLQISHDHYKKLFGLRPGWLIPNHLNDVSDAQWRNFRGNLPVLTLVFGIFTLLANLMRAFFNLNVRGMSVVWLLFSFAYLSYLHGACVIFVLSIATINFLLVKIFARKKYFPLIIWSYNIFFLLCNRIYEGYSFSVFGQQWRFLDKYRGSFRWHICFNFVVLRMISFGLDYHWTNQDSHFDQEERSLHINKFGYVVYLSYLVYAPLYIAGPIVSFNAFASQLDVPQNSNSVRNVILYGFRWILCFILVEFMTHLFYYNAFANSGLWKHLSPLEVFIIGYGVLNFMWLKFLLIWRFFRFWSLVNGIDAPENMPKCINNCYSLEGFWKNWHASFNKWLVRYMYIPLGGSRKKLLNVWVIFTFVAIWHDLEWKLLSWAWLTCLFFIPELVLKSAAKAFQAESSFGEFIFRELSAVAGAVTITCLMVANLVGFVIGPSGINWLLSSFLRKEGLPVLGSLLMTFYVGTKIMFHIEEAKKRSP, encoded by the exons ATGGGTACATCTGTTACGAACAAGGACAACTATAATGGCAGGAAGAGTGGGACTTGGAAGCAGAAAGAGTTGTTTTTTCTGGTTACTTATGTATTAGTTTTCTATGCTATCATCATAAGACGTTCCCTTCAAATCTCTCATG ATCACTACAAAAAACTATTTGGTTTACGCCCAGGATGGCTCATACCTAATCACCTCAAT GATGTCTCAGATGCTCAGTGGAGGAATTTTCGAGGAAATTTACCTGTTCTAACTCTTGTCTTTGGAATTTTCACTCTTCTGGCCAACTTGATGAGGGCTTTCTTCAATTTGAATGTGAGAGGAATGTCCGTTGTCTGGCTTTTATTTTCCTTCGCCTACCTATCATATCTACATGGAGCATG CGTCATATTTGTGCTCTCAATAGCTACTATTAATTTTCTTCTTGTTAAG ATATTTGCACGGAAAAAGTACTTTCCACTTATAATTTGGAGTTACaacatattttttcttctatgtaaTCGGATTTATGAAGGATATTCATTCTCTGTGTTTGG GCAACAATGGAGATTTTTGGACAAGTACCGTGGCAGCTTTAGGTGGCACATATGTTTCAACTTTG TTGTTTTGCGCATGATAAGCTTTGGATTGGATTATCATTGGACAAATCAAGATTCTCATTTTGACCAGGAG GAGAGAAGTCTACACATCAACAAGTTCGGATATGTCGTGTACCTTAGTTATTTGGTGTATGCACCACTTTATATTGCTGGTCCAATAGTGAGCTTCAACGCTTTTGCTTCACAG CTAGATGTTCCTCAAAATAGTAATTCAGTTAGAAATGTGATACTCTATGGTTTCCGTTGGATATTGTGTTTTATCCTTGTGGAGTTCATGACACATCTATTCTACTATAACGCCTTTGCTAATAG TGGTTTGTGGAAGCACTTATCTCCTCTGGAAGTGTTCATCATCGGATATGGG GTCTTAAACTTCATGTGGCTAAAGTTTTTACTGATCTGGCGCTTTTTCAGGTTCTGGTCACTG GTGAACGGAATTGATGCTCCAGAAAATATGCCAAAATGTATTAATAATTGCTACAGCTTGGAAGGATTTTGGAAAAATTGGCATGCTTCCTTTAACAAATGGCTTGTGAG GTATATGTACATTCCTCTTGGGGGATCTCGGAAAAAGCTCCTAAATGTATGGGTTATATTTACTTTTGTTGCCATCTGGCACGATTTAGAGTG GAAGCTTCTTTCATGGGCATGGTTgacatgtttattttttatcccCGAATTGGTATTAAAATCAGCTGCAAAAGCATTTCAG GCTGAAAGCTCTTTTGGGGAATTCATATTTCGTGAACTCAGTGCTGTTGCTGGTGCAGTTACAATCACTTGCCTCATG GTAGCAAATCTGGTTGGTTTTGTTATTGGACCAAGCGGTATTAACTGGTTGCTTTCTTCTTTTCTACGCAAGGAAG GGTTGCCTGTCCTAGGGAGCTTGCTCATGACATTTTATGTTGGAACAAAg ATTATGTTCCACATAGAAGAAGCAAAGAAAAGGTCACCCTGA
- the LOC123890918 gene encoding membrane-bound O-acyltransferase gup1-like isoform X1, which translates to MGTSVTNKDNYNGRKSGTWKQKELFFLVTYVLVFYAIIIRRSLQISHDHYKKLFGLRPGWLIPNHLNDVSDAQWRNFRGNLPVLTLVFGIFTLLANLMRAFFNLNVRGMSVVWLLFSFAYLSYLHGACVIFVLSIATINFLLVKIFARKKYFPLIIWSYNIFFLLCNRIYEGYSFSVFGQQWRFLDKYRGSFRWHICFNFVVLRMISFGLDYHWTNQDSHFDQEKHCQRCHICKSGNRCYQALQERSLHINKFGYVVYLSYLVYAPLYIAGPIVSFNAFASQLDVPQNSNSVRNVILYGFRWILCFILVEFMTHLFYYNAFANSGLWKHLSPLEVFIIGYGVLNFMWLKFLLIWRFFRFWSLVNGIDAPENMPKCINNCYSLEGFWKNWHASFNKWLVRYMYIPLGGSRKKLLNVWVIFTFVAIWHDLEWKLLSWAWLTCLFFIPELVLKSAAKAFQAESSFGEFIFRELSAVAGAVTITCLMVANLVGFVIGPSGINWLLSSFLRKEGLPVLGSLLMTFYVGTKIMFHIEEAKKRSP; encoded by the exons ATGGGTACATCTGTTACGAACAAGGACAACTATAATGGCAGGAAGAGTGGGACTTGGAAGCAGAAAGAGTTGTTTTTTCTGGTTACTTATGTATTAGTTTTCTATGCTATCATCATAAGACGTTCCCTTCAAATCTCTCATG ATCACTACAAAAAACTATTTGGTTTACGCCCAGGATGGCTCATACCTAATCACCTCAAT GATGTCTCAGATGCTCAGTGGAGGAATTTTCGAGGAAATTTACCTGTTCTAACTCTTGTCTTTGGAATTTTCACTCTTCTGGCCAACTTGATGAGGGCTTTCTTCAATTTGAATGTGAGAGGAATGTCCGTTGTCTGGCTTTTATTTTCCTTCGCCTACCTATCATATCTACATGGAGCATG CGTCATATTTGTGCTCTCAATAGCTACTATTAATTTTCTTCTTGTTAAG ATATTTGCACGGAAAAAGTACTTTCCACTTATAATTTGGAGTTACaacatattttttcttctatgtaaTCGGATTTATGAAGGATATTCATTCTCTGTGTTTGG GCAACAATGGAGATTTTTGGACAAGTACCGTGGCAGCTTTAGGTGGCACATATGTTTCAACTTTG TTGTTTTGCGCATGATAAGCTTTGGATTGGATTATCATTGGACAAATCAAGATTCTCATTTTGACCAGGAG AAGCATTGTCAACGTTGTCATATTTGTAAATCAGGAAACAGATGCTATCAAGCTTTACAG GAGAGAAGTCTACACATCAACAAGTTCGGATATGTCGTGTACCTTAGTTATTTGGTGTATGCACCACTTTATATTGCTGGTCCAATAGTGAGCTTCAACGCTTTTGCTTCACAG CTAGATGTTCCTCAAAATAGTAATTCAGTTAGAAATGTGATACTCTATGGTTTCCGTTGGATATTGTGTTTTATCCTTGTGGAGTTCATGACACATCTATTCTACTATAACGCCTTTGCTAATAG TGGTTTGTGGAAGCACTTATCTCCTCTGGAAGTGTTCATCATCGGATATGGG GTCTTAAACTTCATGTGGCTAAAGTTTTTACTGATCTGGCGCTTTTTCAGGTTCTGGTCACTG GTGAACGGAATTGATGCTCCAGAAAATATGCCAAAATGTATTAATAATTGCTACAGCTTGGAAGGATTTTGGAAAAATTGGCATGCTTCCTTTAACAAATGGCTTGTGAG GTATATGTACATTCCTCTTGGGGGATCTCGGAAAAAGCTCCTAAATGTATGGGTTATATTTACTTTTGTTGCCATCTGGCACGATTTAGAGTG GAAGCTTCTTTCATGGGCATGGTTgacatgtttattttttatcccCGAATTGGTATTAAAATCAGCTGCAAAAGCATTTCAG GCTGAAAGCTCTTTTGGGGAATTCATATTTCGTGAACTCAGTGCTGTTGCTGGTGCAGTTACAATCACTTGCCTCATG GTAGCAAATCTGGTTGGTTTTGTTATTGGACCAAGCGGTATTAACTGGTTGCTTTCTTCTTTTCTACGCAAGGAAG GGTTGCCTGTCCTAGGGAGCTTGCTCATGACATTTTATGTTGGAACAAAg ATTATGTTCCACATAGAAGAAGCAAAGAAAAGGTCACCCTGA
- the LOC123890918 gene encoding membrane-bound O-acyltransferase gup1-like isoform X3 — MGTSVTNKDNYNGRKSGTWKQKELFFLVTYVLVFYAIIIRRSLQISHDHYKKLFGLRPGWLIPNHLNDVSDAQWRNFRGNLPVLTLVFGIFTLLANLMRAFFNLNVRGMSVVWLLFSFAYLSYLHGACVIFVLSIATINFLLVKIFARKKYFPLIIWSYNIFFLLCNRIYEGYSFSVFGQQWRFLDKYRGSFRWHICFNFVVLRMISFGLDYHWTNQDSHFDQEKHCQRCHICKSGNRCYQALQERSLHINKFGYVVYLSYLVYAPLYIAGPIVSFNAFASQLDVPQNSNSVRNVILYGFRWILCFILVEFMTHLFYYNAFANSGLWKHLSPLEVFIIGYGVLNFMWLKFLLIWRFFRFWSLVNGIDAPENMPKCINNCYSLEGFWKNWHASFNKWLVRYMYIPLGGSRKKLLNVWVIFTFVAIWHDLEWKLLSWAWLTCLFFIPELVLKSAAKAFQAESSFGEFIFRELSAVAGAVTITCLMILSHFVYKTKI; from the exons ATGGGTACATCTGTTACGAACAAGGACAACTATAATGGCAGGAAGAGTGGGACTTGGAAGCAGAAAGAGTTGTTTTTTCTGGTTACTTATGTATTAGTTTTCTATGCTATCATCATAAGACGTTCCCTTCAAATCTCTCATG ATCACTACAAAAAACTATTTGGTTTACGCCCAGGATGGCTCATACCTAATCACCTCAAT GATGTCTCAGATGCTCAGTGGAGGAATTTTCGAGGAAATTTACCTGTTCTAACTCTTGTCTTTGGAATTTTCACTCTTCTGGCCAACTTGATGAGGGCTTTCTTCAATTTGAATGTGAGAGGAATGTCCGTTGTCTGGCTTTTATTTTCCTTCGCCTACCTATCATATCTACATGGAGCATG CGTCATATTTGTGCTCTCAATAGCTACTATTAATTTTCTTCTTGTTAAG ATATTTGCACGGAAAAAGTACTTTCCACTTATAATTTGGAGTTACaacatattttttcttctatgtaaTCGGATTTATGAAGGATATTCATTCTCTGTGTTTGG GCAACAATGGAGATTTTTGGACAAGTACCGTGGCAGCTTTAGGTGGCACATATGTTTCAACTTTG TTGTTTTGCGCATGATAAGCTTTGGATTGGATTATCATTGGACAAATCAAGATTCTCATTTTGACCAGGAG AAGCATTGTCAACGTTGTCATATTTGTAAATCAGGAAACAGATGCTATCAAGCTTTACAG GAGAGAAGTCTACACATCAACAAGTTCGGATATGTCGTGTACCTTAGTTATTTGGTGTATGCACCACTTTATATTGCTGGTCCAATAGTGAGCTTCAACGCTTTTGCTTCACAG CTAGATGTTCCTCAAAATAGTAATTCAGTTAGAAATGTGATACTCTATGGTTTCCGTTGGATATTGTGTTTTATCCTTGTGGAGTTCATGACACATCTATTCTACTATAACGCCTTTGCTAATAG TGGTTTGTGGAAGCACTTATCTCCTCTGGAAGTGTTCATCATCGGATATGGG GTCTTAAACTTCATGTGGCTAAAGTTTTTACTGATCTGGCGCTTTTTCAGGTTCTGGTCACTG GTGAACGGAATTGATGCTCCAGAAAATATGCCAAAATGTATTAATAATTGCTACAGCTTGGAAGGATTTTGGAAAAATTGGCATGCTTCCTTTAACAAATGGCTTGTGAG GTATATGTACATTCCTCTTGGGGGATCTCGGAAAAAGCTCCTAAATGTATGGGTTATATTTACTTTTGTTGCCATCTGGCACGATTTAGAGTG GAAGCTTCTTTCATGGGCATGGTTgacatgtttattttttatcccCGAATTGGTATTAAAATCAGCTGCAAAAGCATTTCAG GCTGAAAGCTCTTTTGGGGAATTCATATTTCGTGAACTCAGTGCTGTTGCTGGTGCAGTTACAATCACTTGCCTCATG ATATTGTCACATTttgtttataaaacaaaaatatag
- the LOC123890918 gene encoding membrane-bound O-acyltransferase gup1-like isoform X4: MRAFFNLNVRGMSVVWLLFSFAYLSYLHGACVIFVLSIATINFLLVKIFARKKYFPLIIWSYNIFFLLCNRIYEGYSFSVFGQQWRFLDKYRGSFRWHICFNFVVLRMISFGLDYHWTNQDSHFDQEKHCQRCHICKSGNRCYQALQERSLHINKFGYVVYLSYLVYAPLYIAGPIVSFNAFASQLDVPQNSNSVRNVILYGFRWILCFILVEFMTHLFYYNAFANSGLWKHLSPLEVFIIGYGVLNFMWLKFLLIWRFFRFWSLVNGIDAPENMPKCINNCYSLEGFWKNWHASFNKWLVRYMYIPLGGSRKKLLNVWVIFTFVAIWHDLEWKLLSWAWLTCLFFIPELVLKSAAKAFQAESSFGEFIFRELSAVAGAVTITCLMVANLVGFVIGPSGINWLLSSFLRKEGLPVLGSLLMTFYVGTKIMFHIEEAKKRSP; this comes from the exons ATGAGGGCTTTCTTCAATTTGAATGTGAGAGGAATGTCCGTTGTCTGGCTTTTATTTTCCTTCGCCTACCTATCATATCTACATGGAGCATG CGTCATATTTGTGCTCTCAATAGCTACTATTAATTTTCTTCTTGTTAAG ATATTTGCACGGAAAAAGTACTTTCCACTTATAATTTGGAGTTACaacatattttttcttctatgtaaTCGGATTTATGAAGGATATTCATTCTCTGTGTTTGG GCAACAATGGAGATTTTTGGACAAGTACCGTGGCAGCTTTAGGTGGCACATATGTTTCAACTTTG TTGTTTTGCGCATGATAAGCTTTGGATTGGATTATCATTGGACAAATCAAGATTCTCATTTTGACCAGGAG AAGCATTGTCAACGTTGTCATATTTGTAAATCAGGAAACAGATGCTATCAAGCTTTACAG GAGAGAAGTCTACACATCAACAAGTTCGGATATGTCGTGTACCTTAGTTATTTGGTGTATGCACCACTTTATATTGCTGGTCCAATAGTGAGCTTCAACGCTTTTGCTTCACAG CTAGATGTTCCTCAAAATAGTAATTCAGTTAGAAATGTGATACTCTATGGTTTCCGTTGGATATTGTGTTTTATCCTTGTGGAGTTCATGACACATCTATTCTACTATAACGCCTTTGCTAATAG TGGTTTGTGGAAGCACTTATCTCCTCTGGAAGTGTTCATCATCGGATATGGG GTCTTAAACTTCATGTGGCTAAAGTTTTTACTGATCTGGCGCTTTTTCAGGTTCTGGTCACTG GTGAACGGAATTGATGCTCCAGAAAATATGCCAAAATGTATTAATAATTGCTACAGCTTGGAAGGATTTTGGAAAAATTGGCATGCTTCCTTTAACAAATGGCTTGTGAG GTATATGTACATTCCTCTTGGGGGATCTCGGAAAAAGCTCCTAAATGTATGGGTTATATTTACTTTTGTTGCCATCTGGCACGATTTAGAGTG GAAGCTTCTTTCATGGGCATGGTTgacatgtttattttttatcccCGAATTGGTATTAAAATCAGCTGCAAAAGCATTTCAG GCTGAAAGCTCTTTTGGGGAATTCATATTTCGTGAACTCAGTGCTGTTGCTGGTGCAGTTACAATCACTTGCCTCATG GTAGCAAATCTGGTTGGTTTTGTTATTGGACCAAGCGGTATTAACTGGTTGCTTTCTTCTTTTCTACGCAAGGAAG GGTTGCCTGTCCTAGGGAGCTTGCTCATGACATTTTATGTTGGAACAAAg ATTATGTTCCACATAGAAGAAGCAAAGAAAAGGTCACCCTGA